One genomic segment of candidate division WOR-3 bacterium includes these proteins:
- a CDS encoding lysophospholipid acyltransferase family protein, with protein sequence MSIISAYYLAGKILENKSENDALRLAEKTARAARLLMNKNYSILLENLSLALNRNFNDSDITDIADRNFSNFAFNLTEFLRRKRDDKETFQPLIEGDIEAVKKLLDKGDRVIAVSGHLGNWELLGSFGAFLGYPLYAVAARHRFRGDTRYFEKKREERCVKSICPENIYSFLKNKAGEGSYIFAVMADRPIFGSAVHADMFGRKAILSGSCFKLAQRFFKHAVFPFALKVGNGKYIVNINGPYEINDKKNAKEAQKELIKKYAEIYQNYAGKYPEQWYCYKRFFV encoded by the coding sequence ATGAGTATCATTTCGGCTTATTATTTGGCGGGAAAAATACTTGAAAACAAAAGTGAAAACGACGCACTGCGCCTTGCTGAAAAAACCGCTCGGGCAGCGCGTCTGCTGATGAATAAAAATTATTCAATACTGCTCGAAAATCTTTCTCTTGCCTTGAACAGAAATTTTAACGACAGTGATATAACCGACATTGCGGACAGAAATTTTTCAAATTTCGCTTTCAATCTTACCGAATTCCTCAGACGTAAAAGAGATGATAAAGAAACCTTTCAACCGTTGATAGAGGGTGACATCGAAGCCGTGAAAAAGCTTCTTGACAAAGGCGACAGAGTCATAGCCGTAAGCGGCCACTTGGGCAACTGGGAGCTTCTGGGCAGTTTCGGTGCATTCCTGGGATATCCCCTTTATGCCGTCGCCGCAAGACACAGGTTTAGAGGTGACACCAGATATTTCGAAAAAAAAAGAGAAGAGAGGTGTGTGAAGAGTATTTGTCCGGAAAATATATATTCTTTTCTAAAAAACAAAGCAGGAGAAGGCAGCTATATATTTGCAGTCATGGCCGACAGGCCGATTTTTGGCAGTGCTGTCCACGCGGACATGTTCGGCAGAAAAGCGATTCTGTCCGGATCATGCTTCAAACTCGCTCAGCGATTCTTCAAACATGCGGTTTTTCCTTTTGCTTTAAAAGTAGGAAATGGTAAATATATAGTTAATATTAACGGACCCTATGAAATTAACGACAAAAAGAACGCGAAAGAAGCTCAAAAAGAGCTGATAAAAAAATATGCGGAAATATATCAGAACTACGCCGGGAAATACCCGGAACAGTGGTATTGTTACAAAAGATTTTTCGTGTAA
- a CDS encoding glycosyltransferase family 2 protein gives MRKYIRTTPGNTRNSGIVTKDFSCNIAVVIPAFNEENSIGDIIEKIRTLYGLSVCVVDDASTDETTTMAQEKGAHVIRSDKNMGKGAAIIRGMRWAADNSFKGAVLMDGDGQHLPEDVASFLDVLDRRFDCIVVGVRNFSHRNMPLPRIFSNKTTSLVCSILSNKRIRDSQCGFRYVSCGIFRRIRLKTKRFQTETEILIRSAKLNSEIREVEVTTVYGTEKSHINPFLDTLRFLKMIFMFIGET, from the coding sequence ATGCGGAAATATATCAGAACTACGCCGGGAAATACCCGGAACAGTGGTATTGTTACAAAAGATTTTTCGTGTAATATAGCCGTAGTCATACCGGCTTTCAACGAAGAGAATTCTATCGGAGACATAATAGAAAAAATCCGAACGCTTTACGGCCTGAGCGTCTGTGTCGTAGATGACGCCTCTACCGATGAGACAACTACTATGGCTCAAGAGAAAGGTGCGCACGTCATCAGGTCTGATAAAAACATGGGAAAAGGAGCGGCAATAATAAGAGGAATGAGATGGGCTGCGGATAACAGCTTCAAAGGAGCCGTGCTGATGGACGGAGACGGACAGCATTTACCTGAAGATGTGGCAAGCTTTCTTGATGTTCTCGACAGGAGATTTGATTGCATCGTAGTCGGCGTCAGGAATTTTAGCCACAGAAACATGCCTCTTCCGAGGATATTTTCCAACAAGACAACGTCATTGGTTTGTTCCATCTTGTCCAACAAGAGGATTAGAGATTCTCAATGCGGATTCAGGTATGTTTCCTGCGGAATTTTCAGGAGAATACGTCTTAAAACAAAAAGGTTTCAGACAGAGACCGAGATCCTCATAAGGTCGGCTAAATTGAATTCCGAAATCAGGGAAGTGGAAGTTACTACGGTTTACGGAACCGAAAAAAGCCACATAAATCCTTTTCTGGACACTTTGAGATTTCTAAAAATGATATTCATGTTTATCGGTGAAACGTGA
- the surE gene encoding 5'/3'-nucleotidase SurE: protein MKILLTNDDGINAVGLKALRQALTGLGEICVVAPEEEQSASSHGITLRKPVVVKNPEQGIYTVSGTPTDCIVLALRAGLCPDPDIVLSGINSGYNIGEDILYSGTFAAAAEASLSDIPSMAVSSEYSKDISSFEKCGKIARKLIPAVLELGGLWNLNVPSRLLSEKIKVTFMGHRKYDRAISPRFDPIGRAYYWLSGDKPLWDVEEGSDISAVESGAASLTPYKIKNLLDVDLAEKIKVLLEKDTK from the coding sequence ATGAAAATCCTTTTGACAAACGACGACGGAATAAATGCGGTCGGTTTGAAAGCATTGAGGCAAGCCCTGACCGGACTTGGAGAGATATGCGTGGTTGCTCCAGAGGAAGAACAGAGCGCTTCAAGCCATGGCATAACTCTGAGAAAACCGGTCGTGGTGAAAAATCCTGAACAAGGAATTTACACAGTGTCCGGAACTCCGACAGACTGCATAGTACTCGCCCTGAGAGCCGGTTTGTGCCCCGATCCCGACATTGTGCTTTCCGGAATAAACTCTGGCTACAACATAGGAGAAGACATTCTTTATTCTGGCACTTTCGCGGCGGCGGCTGAAGCTTCTCTTTCCGACATTCCGTCGATGGCTGTTTCAAGCGAGTATTCGAAGGATATTTCCTCTTTCGAAAAATGCGGAAAGATAGCCAGAAAACTGATCCCCGCAGTTCTCGAACTGGGTGGCCTTTGGAATTTGAATGTCCCGAGCAGACTTCTTTCAGAGAAAATCAAGGTCACGTTTATGGGACACAGAAAATACGACAGAGCCATATCACCGAGATTCGATCCGATAGGCAGAGCTTATTACTGGCTCTCCGGCGACAAACCCCTCTGGGACGTTGAGGAAGGAAGCGACATAAGCGCTGTGGAATCAGGCGCAGCTTCCTTGACGCCTTACAAAATAAAAAATCTCCTGGATGTCGACCTCGCGGAAAAGATCAAAGTTCTTCTCGAAAAGGATACAAAATGA
- a CDS encoding VOC family protein, giving the protein MKTEKMIVYFKVDEYEKCLEFAVNILGFSLFRKEENCEIYLNESENFGIGYCRAQGEDTSSSGCLVSFNVDNVDECHKKIKEAGYALTDPKESSRHGVYHFYAADPAGNTLEFMRFI; this is encoded by the coding sequence ATGAAGACGGAAAAAATGATAGTTTACTTCAAGGTTGACGAATACGAAAAATGCCTTGAATTCGCCGTAAATATCCTCGGATTCTCTTTGTTCAGGAAAGAAGAGAATTGTGAAATATATCTAAATGAAAGCGAAAACTTCGGCATAGGTTACTGCAGGGCGCAGGGAGAAGACACCTCATCTTCCGGATGCCTCGTGTCCTTCAATGTCGATAATGTCGACGAATGCCACAAAAAAATAAAAGAAGCCGGATACGCTCTCACTGATCCGAAAGAGAGTTCCAGGCACGGAGTGTATCATTTTTATGCCGCGGACCCGGCAGGAAACACTTTAGAATTCATGAGATTCATCTGA
- a CDS encoding TIGR00266 family protein, whose protein sequence is MKYEIMYQPSYSVVKVSLEKDESITGESGAMVGMTPNIEIKSEMGGGKKGFGGLMKAAARSFVGESFFQTKYTALNGPGHILLAPTGVGDITGIEIQGQSFMVQSGSYLASSPTLELDTKFTGGKSFFAREGLFMMKITGTGTLLVSSFGAIHQVEIAQGEEYIVDNGHIVAFDASIQYTIEKAAKGFISSVTSGEGFVCRYKGPGKLYLQTRQIEGLAGLIIPFLPKK, encoded by the coding sequence ATGAAGTATGAGATCATGTATCAACCGAGTTATTCGGTGGTAAAAGTATCTCTTGAAAAAGACGAATCCATTACAGGTGAATCAGGCGCTATGGTAGGCATGACGCCCAACATAGAGATAAAGTCGGAAATGGGCGGAGGTAAGAAAGGATTCGGCGGTTTAATGAAAGCCGCAGCGAGATCTTTTGTCGGCGAGAGTTTTTTCCAGACAAAATACACGGCCTTGAACGGACCAGGTCATATTCTTCTCGCTCCTACCGGGGTGGGCGACATAACAGGCATTGAAATCCAGGGTCAGTCTTTCATGGTTCAATCCGGCTCATATCTCGCTTCGTCCCCTACACTTGAGTTAGACACGAAGTTCACGGGAGGCAAAAGCTTTTTCGCCAGGGAAGGCCTTTTCATGATGAAAATTACGGGAACAGGAACCCTTCTTGTGTCGAGTTTCGGAGCCATTCATCAGGTCGAAATAGCTCAGGGAGAAGAATACATTGTCGATAACGGCCACATAGTAGCCTTCGACGCTTCCATCCAGTACACAATCGAAAAAGCAGCCAAAGGATTCATATCATCAGTCACATCAGGTGAAGGTTTTGTGTGCAGATACAAAGGTCCCGGAAAACTTTATCTGCAAACCAGGCAAATTGAAGGTCTTGCAGGTCTGATAATACCTTTCTTGCCTAAAAAATGA
- a CDS encoding NYN domain-containing protein: MKKILIVDGYNMLGRSFKKSFDEQSREKLLSKVKAVTASGKYYPVLVFDGKGKSSSREKRPGAEIIFSGEKDEADDLIVKLIENGCKKNIYTVVTADRLLSKRCKYLGASVVSKLENVLKKKKKAEINDDKINPNVNLDYWLKVFKKGGIDEV; the protein is encoded by the coding sequence TTGAAAAAAATCCTCATAGTCGATGGATATAATATGCTTGGAAGAAGTTTTAAAAAATCTTTCGACGAGCAAAGCAGAGAAAAGCTCCTGTCAAAGGTGAAAGCCGTAACTGCTTCCGGGAAATACTATCCTGTTTTGGTTTTCGACGGAAAAGGTAAATCTTCGAGCAGGGAAAAACGTCCGGGCGCAGAGATCATTTTCTCGGGAGAAAAAGACGAAGCTGACGATCTTATAGTAAAACTTATTGAAAACGGATGCAAAAAAAACATTTACACTGTAGTCACAGCTGACAGACTGCTTTCAAAAAGATGTAAATATCTCGGAGCGTCAGTTGTCTCAAAATTGGAAAATGTATTGAAAAAAAAGAAGAAAGCAGAAATAAATGATGATAAAATCAATCCGAACGTCAACCTCGATTATTGGCTTAAAGTATTTAAAAAAGGAGGCATCGATGAAGTATGA
- a CDS encoding protein-L-isoaspartate(D-aspartate) O-methyltransferase, with protein MRISREKMVRILQKKDDPVKNPEVLKAMMNVPRHLFVGEDFRARAYDDGPLPIGKNQTISQPYMVAKMTELLKPKKGDAVLEIGTGSGYQSAVLAEIVDKVYTIERIPELAEAAKKKFDELGYRNINVRIGDGSVGWPEMGPFDGIIVTAGCPEIPEPLLEQLKEDGRLAVPVGSMSYQELIVVTKRKDGYYVSKKFGCIFVPLIGIRGWKQGGN; from the coding sequence ATGAGGATCTCAAGGGAAAAGATGGTCAGAATCCTGCAGAAAAAAGACGATCCTGTCAAAAATCCCGAAGTGTTAAAAGCGATGATGAATGTACCCAGGCATCTTTTTGTCGGCGAGGATTTCAGAGCGAGAGCTTACGACGATGGTCCTTTGCCTATAGGAAAAAACCAGACCATTTCTCAGCCATACATGGTCGCCAAGATGACCGAGCTTTTGAAACCAAAAAAAGGAGATGCTGTCCTGGAAATCGGAACTGGCAGTGGCTATCAGTCAGCAGTACTCGCGGAAATTGTTGATAAGGTTTATACTATTGAAAGGATTCCTGAACTCGCGGAAGCGGCGAAGAAAAAATTTGATGAACTCGGTTACAGAAATATAAACGTCAGAATAGGAGACGGGTCGGTAGGATGGCCTGAAATGGGTCCGTTTGACGGAATAATTGTCACCGCAGGATGCCCCGAGATTCCCGAACCTCTGCTCGAACAGTTGAAAGAGGACGGACGCCTCGCGGTTCCTGTTGGATCGATGAGTTATCAGGAACTCATTGTTGTTACGAAGAGAAAAGACGGTTATTATGTATCCAAAAAATTCGGATGTATTTTCGTCCCTCTTATAGGAATAAGAGGCTGGAAACAAGGAGGAAACTGA
- a CDS encoding YgiQ family radical SAM protein translates to MTLPASRDEILSVYKNGYDILLLTGDAYIDHPSFGVSLIARLLQHKGYKTAVCSQPTRESLKKFPPPRLFVGVTAGNLDSIVSNYTGNRKIRTDDKYSSRGDPFRKDGSKKRPDRAVIVYTNWVKEAFKGLPVVLGGIEASLRRIAHYDYYSDQLRKSVLTDSKADFLVFGMGESQIMEIARRISENPDNFDKSGIPGTCYVSGEPSGVELPSFDDVSRDTAAFAEAQAILNENCHPVFGKAIFQRQDSRLVVCNPPAMPVKSEFFDSLYAFPYSRKSHALNRGVPALEMIANSVTSHRGCLGSCSFCSIRLHQGRTIVSRSQDSIMDEIDRIARNPFYRGRISDVGGPSADMYFSCCTKFPEAGCNDRDCLYPEKCRHLKTDPEKYLALLDKIAGRKDVKKISIGSGLRLDISLADDKLLKEISEKYTSGILKVAPEHVSQPVLKIMKKYKPEVFENFIVRFERIKKQFGLHVELVPYFILSHPGEGENEFSELLEFTKKRKIFNRAFQDFTPTPMTDSTCAHYSEMESLTKKPVKTIKSQGVRNARRKDFSRQGVFKKSDESHEF, encoded by the coding sequence ATGACTTTACCCGCGTCGAGAGACGAAATTCTTTCCGTCTACAAAAACGGCTACGACATTCTTCTCTTGACCGGAGACGCTTATATAGACCATCCTTCATTCGGAGTCTCGCTTATAGCGAGACTCCTTCAGCATAAAGGATACAAAACCGCAGTATGTTCTCAACCGACAAGGGAAAGTCTTAAAAAATTCCCTCCCCCACGTCTGTTTGTCGGTGTCACAGCCGGAAATCTCGATTCGATAGTATCAAATTATACAGGCAACAGAAAGATAAGAACCGACGACAAGTATTCATCACGAGGAGACCCTTTCAGAAAAGACGGCTCAAAAAAAAGACCCGACAGAGCCGTCATAGTCTATACTAACTGGGTCAAAGAAGCTTTCAAGGGCTTACCTGTTGTGCTTGGAGGGATTGAAGCTTCTCTGAGAAGAATAGCTCATTACGACTACTACAGCGATCAATTGAGAAAATCGGTGCTCACGGATTCAAAAGCAGATTTTTTGGTTTTCGGAATGGGTGAATCTCAGATAATGGAAATTGCACGAAGGATAAGCGAAAATCCTGATAACTTCGACAAGTCCGGAATACCCGGAACGTGTTATGTTTCCGGAGAACCTTCAGGAGTGGAACTGCCTTCCTTCGACGATGTCTCAAGAGATACTGCGGCATTCGCTGAAGCACAGGCAATATTGAACGAGAACTGCCATCCCGTCTTCGGAAAAGCGATCTTCCAGCGTCAGGATTCGCGTTTAGTCGTCTGCAATCCTCCCGCGATGCCTGTCAAATCTGAATTTTTCGACAGCCTCTATGCTTTCCCTTATTCGAGAAAATCGCACGCTCTAAACAGGGGGGTTCCCGCTCTCGAAATGATAGCCAATTCTGTAACTTCACACAGGGGCTGCCTGGGATCCTGTTCTTTTTGCTCCATAAGGCTTCATCAGGGTAGGACAATAGTATCGCGCTCGCAGGATTCCATAATGGATGAAATCGATCGCATAGCAAGAAATCCGTTTTATAGAGGACGGATATCGGACGTCGGCGGACCAAGCGCTGACATGTACTTCAGCTGTTGTACGAAATTCCCGGAAGCGGGATGTAACGACAGAGATTGCCTCTATCCTGAAAAATGCCGGCATCTCAAAACCGATCCGGAAAAATACCTGGCTTTGCTCGATAAGATCGCCGGCAGAAAAGACGTAAAAAAAATAAGCATCGGTTCCGGATTGCGGCTGGACATCTCACTCGCCGACGACAAGTTGCTGAAAGAGATCTCGGAAAAATACACGAGCGGAATTCTGAAAGTCGCCCCCGAGCATGTCAGTCAGCCTGTGCTGAAGATAATGAAGAAATACAAACCTGAAGTTTTCGAGAATTTTATCGTCCGATTCGAGAGAATAAAAAAACAATTCGGCCTGCACGTTGAACTCGTGCCTTATTTCATCTTGTCACATCCGGGAGAAGGAGAAAATGAATTCTCGGAATTGCTCGAATTCACAAAAAAAAGAAAAATTTTCAACAGGGCTTTTCAGGACTTCACGCCGACTCCGATGACAGATTCGACATGCGCTCATTACTCGGAAATGGAATCCCTGACCAAAAAACCTGTGAAAACAATAAAAAGTCAGGGTGTAAGAAATGCCAGAAGAAAAGATTTTTCACGTCAGGGAGTTTTCAAAAAATCAGATGAATCTCATGAATTCTAA